A region from the Kribbella shirazensis genome encodes:
- a CDS encoding acyl-CoA mutase large subunit family protein, with the protein MSHRSESGFEFSPVYGPLDGFDPAAKLGEPGQYPYTRGVYPTMYTQRPWTMRQYAGFGTAAESNQRYHQLIDHGTMGLSVAFDLPTQMGYDSDAPIAHGEVGKVGVAIDSIDDMRVLFDKIPLDQVSTSMTINAPGSVLLLLYQLVAEEQGVSGDKLTGTIQNDVLKEYIARGTYIYPPKESLRLISDIFAYCKAELPRWNTISISGYHMAEAGATPAQEIAFTLADGIEYVRAAVASGLDVDEFAPRLSFFFVARTTFLEEVAKFRAARRIWARVMRDTFGARNPKSLMLRFHTQTAGVQLTAQQPEVNLVRVAIQGLAAVLGGTQSLHTNSYDEAIALPTEKAARLALRTQQVLAYETDVTATVDPFAGSYVVESLTDEVEAAAVELMDQVEEYGGAVAAIEKGFQKQEIERSAYQIAQEIDSAERVVVGMNKFRIAEEEPYEPLRVDPTIEAQQTARLATLRATRDQAAVDEALEALKKAAQGNDNCLYPMKQALKARATVGEVCNTLRDVWGVYIPADTF; encoded by the coding sequence ATGAGTCATCGCAGCGAGTCGGGGTTCGAGTTCTCGCCGGTGTACGGGCCGCTCGACGGGTTCGACCCGGCGGCGAAGCTCGGCGAGCCGGGGCAGTACCCGTACACCCGGGGCGTGTACCCGACGATGTACACCCAGCGGCCGTGGACGATGCGGCAGTACGCCGGGTTCGGCACCGCGGCCGAGTCGAACCAGCGCTACCACCAGCTGATCGACCACGGGACGATGGGCCTGTCGGTCGCGTTCGACCTGCCGACCCAGATGGGGTACGACTCCGACGCCCCGATCGCGCACGGCGAGGTCGGCAAGGTCGGGGTGGCGATCGACTCGATCGACGACATGCGGGTGCTGTTCGACAAGATCCCGCTGGACCAGGTGTCCACCTCGATGACGATCAACGCGCCGGGATCGGTCCTGCTGCTGCTCTACCAACTCGTCGCCGAGGAGCAGGGCGTGTCCGGTGACAAGCTCACCGGCACGATCCAGAACGACGTACTGAAGGAGTACATCGCCCGCGGCACCTACATCTACCCGCCGAAGGAGTCGCTGCGGCTGATCAGCGACATCTTCGCGTACTGCAAGGCGGAGCTGCCGCGCTGGAACACGATCTCGATCTCCGGCTACCACATGGCCGAGGCCGGCGCGACGCCCGCGCAGGAGATCGCGTTCACGCTGGCGGACGGGATCGAGTACGTCCGGGCCGCGGTCGCGTCCGGGCTGGACGTCGACGAGTTCGCGCCGCGGCTGTCGTTCTTCTTCGTCGCGCGGACGACGTTCCTCGAGGAGGTCGCGAAGTTCCGGGCGGCGCGGCGGATCTGGGCGCGGGTGATGCGAGACACCTTCGGCGCGCGCAATCCGAAGTCGCTGATGCTCCGGTTCCACACGCAGACCGCGGGCGTGCAGCTGACCGCGCAGCAGCCCGAGGTGAACCTGGTCCGCGTCGCGATCCAGGGCCTGGCCGCCGTACTCGGGGGAACGCAGTCCCTGCACACCAACTCGTACGACGAGGCGATCGCGCTCCCGACCGAGAAGGCCGCCCGGCTCGCGCTGCGCACCCAGCAGGTCCTCGCCTACGAGACCGACGTGACCGCGACCGTCGACCCGTTCGCCGGTTCGTACGTCGTCGAGTCGCTGACCGACGAGGTGGAGGCGGCCGCGGTCGAACTGATGGACCAGGTCGAGGAGTACGGCGGCGCGGTCGCGGCGATCGAGAAGGGCTTCCAGAAACAGGAGATCGAACGCTCGGCGTACCAGATCGCGCAGGAGATCGACTCCGCCGAGCGGGTCGTCGTCGGCATGAACAAGTTCAGGATCGCCGAAGAGGAGCCGTACGAACCGCTCCGCGTCGACCCCACCATCGAGGCCCAGCAAACCGCCCGCCTCGCCACCCTCCGCGCCACCCGCGACCAGGCAGCCGTCGACGAGGCCCTGGAAGCCCTGAAAAAAGCTGCCCAAGGCAACGACAACTGCCTCTACCCCATGAAACAGGCCCTGAAAGCCCGAGCCACAGTAGGCGAAGTCTGCAACACCCTCCGAGACGTCTGGGGCGTCTACATCCCCGCCGACACGTTCTGA
- a CDS encoding ABC transporter ATP-binding protein, whose product MHLELSGLTKSFGSLVANDHIDLVIEPGEIHCLLGENGAGKSTLMNMLYGLLQPDEGEILIDGEKVKITSPSDAIRHRIGMVHQHFMLVPVFTVAENIMLGRENVRAGGVLDRKKADALVTELSDRYGFEVDPEALVEDIPVGVQQRVEIIKALTNDAKVLILDEPTAVLTPAEIDELIGVMRRLKENGTSIVFITHKLKEVKAIADKITVIRRGKVVGQAEPSASEEELAELMVGRAVDLVVDKEPAEPQDAVLRVEGLTVIDERGFTAVDDVDLEVRAGEILAVAGVQGNGQTELAEALLGLTPVAAGRISLSGQDLTAKSTRHRLDAGIGYVPEDRAHDGFVGSFSVAENLVLDLFRKAPFGNGVALRTDEIEKNAQERVDEFDIRTQGIDLAVSSLSGGNQQKVVLARELSRPLKLLVASQPTRGVDVGSIEFLHNRIVRERDKGTAVLIVSTELDEIAALADRVAVMYRGKVVGVVPADTPRDELGLMMAGASKAEAHVEAIENPTTLGTI is encoded by the coding sequence ATGCATCTCGAGCTCTCCGGGCTGACCAAGAGCTTCGGCTCGCTGGTCGCCAACGACCACATCGACCTGGTCATCGAGCCGGGCGAGATCCACTGCCTGCTCGGTGAGAACGGCGCCGGCAAGAGCACGCTGATGAACATGCTCTACGGGCTGCTGCAGCCCGACGAGGGCGAGATCCTGATCGACGGCGAGAAGGTGAAGATCACCTCGCCGAGCGACGCGATCCGGCATCGCATCGGCATGGTCCACCAGCACTTCATGCTGGTCCCCGTCTTCACCGTCGCCGAGAACATCATGCTCGGCCGCGAGAACGTCCGGGCCGGCGGCGTCCTGGACCGGAAGAAGGCGGACGCCCTCGTCACCGAGCTGTCCGACCGGTACGGGTTCGAGGTCGACCCCGAGGCGCTGGTCGAGGACATCCCGGTCGGCGTCCAGCAGCGGGTCGAGATCATCAAGGCGCTCACGAACGACGCCAAGGTGCTGATCCTGGACGAGCCGACCGCCGTCCTGACCCCGGCCGAGATCGACGAGCTGATCGGCGTCATGCGCCGGCTCAAGGAGAACGGCACGTCGATCGTCTTCATCACCCACAAGCTCAAAGAGGTCAAGGCGATCGCGGACAAGATCACCGTGATCCGCCGCGGCAAGGTGGTCGGCCAGGCCGAGCCGTCCGCGTCCGAGGAGGAGCTCGCCGAGCTGATGGTCGGCCGCGCCGTCGACCTGGTGGTCGACAAGGAGCCGGCCGAGCCGCAGGACGCCGTACTGCGGGTCGAGGGGCTGACCGTGATCGACGAGCGCGGGTTCACCGCCGTCGACGACGTGGACCTGGAGGTACGCGCCGGGGAGATCCTCGCGGTGGCCGGTGTCCAGGGCAACGGTCAGACAGAGCTCGCCGAGGCGCTGCTCGGGCTGACCCCGGTCGCGGCCGGCCGGATCTCGCTGTCCGGCCAGGACCTGACCGCGAAATCGACCCGGCACCGGTTGGACGCCGGCATCGGGTACGTCCCCGAGGACCGCGCGCACGACGGCTTCGTCGGCTCGTTCTCGGTGGCCGAGAACCTGGTCCTCGACCTGTTCCGGAAGGCGCCGTTCGGCAACGGCGTGGCCCTGCGCACCGACGAGATCGAGAAGAACGCACAGGAACGGGTGGACGAGTTCGACATCCGCACCCAGGGCATCGACCTGGCCGTGTCGTCGCTGTCCGGCGGCAACCAGCAGAAGGTCGTGCTGGCCCGCGAGCTGTCCCGGCCGCTGAAGCTGCTGGTGGCCTCGCAGCCGACGCGCGGTGTGGACGTCGGCTCGATCGAGTTCCTGCACAACCGGATCGTGCGGGAGCGCGACAAAGGTACGGCGGTACTGATCGTGTCCACCGAACTCGACGAGATCGCCGCGCTGGCGGACCGGGTCGCGGTGATGTACCGCGGCAAGGTGGTCGGCGTCGTACCGGCCGACACGCCGCGCGACGAGCTGGGCCTGATGATGGCCGGCGCCTCGAAGGCGGAGGCCCACGTTGAGGCGATCGAGAACCCGACGACATTGGGAACCATCTGA
- a CDS encoding amidohydrolase → MSHQLLVADVLARVEAVREEMVEVRRDLHAHPELGWHEVRTTELIEKRLVDAGLSPRVLPTGTGLICDIGAGDSCVALRADIDALPVLDGVESAWRSTVDGVAHACGHDVHTAALLGASLVLAGMARDGHLDRRVRVIFQPAEEVMPGGALGVIAAGGLDGVRRIYGLHCDPRLQVGEVGLRVGALTAAADRLLVRLTGPGGHTSRPHLTADLVYALATLVSELPAALSRRVDPRSGMSLVWGRITAGSAANAIPSRGEAEGTLRCLDVNAWRLADEIIPSLAAQIVKPYGVEVDTEVTHGVPPVMNDTVAINILQNAVHQTIGSSAVAQTDQSLGGEDFAWYLEHVPGAMARLGVRPPTTETAADLHTPEFDPSEEAITVGTTVLTSTALLD, encoded by the coding sequence ATGAGTCATCAGTTACTGGTCGCCGATGTGCTGGCTCGCGTCGAGGCTGTGCGCGAGGAGATGGTCGAGGTACGGCGTGATCTGCACGCGCACCCCGAGCTCGGCTGGCACGAAGTACGGACGACCGAACTGATCGAGAAGCGGCTCGTCGACGCCGGGCTGTCGCCGCGGGTGCTGCCGACCGGGACCGGGCTGATCTGCGACATCGGTGCGGGTGACTCGTGCGTCGCGCTGCGGGCCGACATCGACGCGCTGCCGGTGCTGGACGGTGTGGAGTCCGCGTGGCGGTCGACCGTCGACGGGGTGGCGCATGCGTGCGGTCACGACGTCCACACGGCAGCCCTGCTCGGGGCGTCACTGGTGCTGGCCGGGATGGCGCGCGACGGACACCTCGACCGGCGGGTCCGGGTGATCTTCCAGCCGGCCGAGGAGGTCATGCCGGGCGGAGCGCTCGGAGTGATCGCGGCCGGTGGGTTGGACGGCGTACGGCGTATCTACGGTCTGCACTGCGACCCGCGACTGCAGGTGGGCGAGGTCGGCCTCCGGGTCGGTGCGCTCACCGCCGCGGCCGACAGGCTCCTGGTCCGGCTGACCGGCCCGGGCGGCCACACGTCCCGCCCGCATCTGACCGCAGACCTCGTCTACGCCCTCGCCACGCTCGTGTCCGAACTCCCCGCCGCACTCTCCCGCCGCGTCGACCCGCGCTCCGGCATGTCGCTCGTCTGGGGCCGCATCACGGCCGGATCCGCCGCCAACGCGATCCCGTCCCGCGGCGAGGCGGAGGGCACCCTGCGCTGCCTCGACGTCAACGCCTGGCGCCTGGCCGACGAGATCATCCCGTCCCTCGCCGCCCAGATCGTCAAGCCGTACGGCGTCGAGGTCGACACCGAGGTCACGCACGGCGTACCGCCGGTCATGAACGACACGGTCGCGATCAACATCCTGCAGAACGCCGTCCACCAGACCATCGGCTCCAGCGCCGTCGCCCAGACCGACCAGAGCCTCGGCGGCGAAGACTTCGCCTGGTACCTCGAACACGTCCCCGGCGCCATGGCCCGCCTCGGCGTCCGCCCACCCACCACCGAAACCGCCGCCGACCTCCACACCCCCGAATTCGACCCCTCCGAAGAAGCCATCACCGTAGGCACCACAGTCCTGACCTCCACAGCCCTCCTGGACTAG
- a CDS encoding ABC transporter permease produces the protein MSTETEAAPAPAAQPGKQPRRSGLPSWAVQGLVSLSAILLALVVGAILIIVGDDQVQTAIGYFGAAPMDTVSAAVSAVGEAYQSLAVGALGGWTPISESLTQATPLICGGLAVSLAFRTGLFNIGAQGQLIAGAILAAYVGFAWHLPPVLHLIVAIVAGLIGGAIWGGVVGLLKARTGAHEVIVTIMLNYVAIYLLAWLLTTSTFRRPGRTDPISPIVDANAQYPQIGGTRLHIGFLLALVAAVFVWWLLNRSTIGFELRAVGANADASRTAGMSVGRAYVIAMVVAGALAGLAGTQQVLGTDLPLTDGVAASVGFDAITVALLGRGTPLGTVLAGLLFGALNAGGLQMQLITQTPLTLTTVLQAVIVLFVAAPALVRSIFPFLPKERGVGAVLAKGWNG, from the coding sequence ATGAGCACTGAGACAGAGGCAGCGCCGGCGCCGGCCGCGCAGCCGGGCAAGCAGCCGCGGCGTTCCGGCCTGCCGTCGTGGGCGGTCCAGGGCCTGGTCTCGCTGAGCGCGATCCTGCTCGCGCTGGTGGTCGGGGCGATCCTGATCATCGTCGGCGACGACCAGGTGCAGACCGCGATCGGGTACTTCGGCGCGGCGCCGATGGACACCGTCTCCGCGGCCGTGAGCGCGGTCGGCGAGGCCTACCAGTCGCTGGCGGTCGGCGCGTTGGGCGGCTGGACACCGATCAGCGAGTCGTTGACGCAGGCAACACCGCTGATCTGCGGCGGTCTGGCGGTCTCGCTGGCGTTTCGCACCGGTCTGTTCAACATCGGCGCGCAGGGCCAGCTGATCGCCGGCGCCATCCTCGCGGCGTACGTCGGATTCGCGTGGCACCTGCCGCCGGTCCTGCACCTGATCGTGGCGATCGTCGCCGGCCTGATCGGCGGCGCGATCTGGGGCGGCGTGGTCGGCCTGCTGAAGGCCCGCACCGGAGCCCACGAAGTCATCGTGACGATCATGCTGAACTACGTCGCGATCTACCTGCTGGCCTGGTTGCTGACCACCTCGACGTTCCGGCGGCCGGGCCGGACCGACCCGATCTCCCCGATCGTCGACGCGAACGCGCAGTACCCGCAGATCGGCGGCACCCGGCTGCATATCGGGTTCCTGCTGGCGCTGGTGGCCGCCGTGTTCGTCTGGTGGCTGCTGAACCGCTCGACGATCGGCTTCGAGCTCCGCGCCGTCGGTGCGAACGCGGACGCCTCCCGGACGGCCGGTATGTCGGTCGGCCGCGCGTATGTGATCGCGATGGTCGTGGCCGGCGCGCTCGCCGGTCTGGCCGGGACACAGCAGGTGCTCGGTACCGACCTGCCGCTGACCGACGGGGTCGCGGCCTCGGTCGGGTTCGACGCGATCACGGTCGCGCTGCTCGGCCGCGGTACGCCGCTCGGCACCGTGCTGGCCGGCCTGCTCTTCGGCGCCCTGAACGCGGGCGGTCTGCAGATGCAGCTGATCACGCAGACGCCGCTGACCCTGACCACTGTCCTGCAGGCCGTGATCGTCCTGTTCGTCGCGGCGCCCGCGCTGGTGCGCTCGATCTTCCCGTTCCTGCCGAAGGAACGCGGAGTGGGTGCGGTTCTCGCGAAGGGGTGGAACGGATGA
- a CDS encoding ABC transporter permease, whose protein sequence is MTETTPDAVPAATPKPKVIEAPAERARRLRVGGVMLVFALIGLVLAVFTKGGKATFQLVSGDLQNNLLGLPAQPVGVILGVLGVAAAVAYVLPAVRVRIPQRYAAWLAAVLGICFIGAFLCWAAAGKTFPLANQFQGTLNFATPLILGALAGVLCERSGVINIAIEGQFLVGAFTAALVSSTTNSATAALIAAAASGVVMAWLLAVFSIKYLVNQVVLGVVLVVFATGITGFLFDQFMQPEAERLNTPNVLSAVKIPGLGDIPFIGPILFNQTILVYLTYLAVAVVTFVLFQTRWGLRVRAVGEHPKAADTVGIKVKRVRYSAVLWAGVLAGLGGAFFTVGYAGSFAKEMTAGNGFIALAALIMGRWHPIGAMVAALFFGFATQLQSQLQIIQTPIPGELLLMAPYLATIIAVAGLVGRVRAPKADGEPYVTE, encoded by the coding sequence ATGACCGAGACGACTCCGGACGCCGTCCCCGCGGCGACGCCGAAGCCGAAGGTCATCGAGGCCCCGGCCGAGCGGGCGCGCCGGCTGCGGGTCGGTGGCGTGATGCTGGTGTTCGCGCTGATCGGCCTGGTGCTCGCGGTCTTCACTAAGGGCGGCAAGGCAACCTTCCAGCTGGTCTCCGGCGACCTGCAGAACAACCTGCTCGGACTGCCCGCGCAGCCCGTCGGCGTGATCCTCGGGGTGCTCGGCGTGGCCGCCGCGGTCGCGTACGTCCTGCCCGCCGTCCGGGTCCGCATCCCGCAGCGGTACGCCGCCTGGCTGGCCGCCGTACTGGGAATCTGCTTCATCGGCGCGTTCCTGTGCTGGGCCGCGGCCGGCAAGACGTTCCCGCTGGCCAACCAGTTCCAGGGCACGCTGAACTTCGCGACCCCGCTGATCCTCGGCGCGCTCGCCGGTGTGCTGTGCGAGCGGTCCGGTGTCATCAACATCGCGATCGAGGGCCAGTTCCTGGTCGGCGCGTTCACGGCGGCGCTCGTGTCGAGTACCACGAACAGTGCCACCGCGGCGTTGATCGCGGCCGCTGCGAGCGGGGTGGTGATGGCCTGGCTGCTCGCCGTGTTCTCGATCAAGTATCTGGTCAACCAGGTCGTCCTCGGCGTCGTCCTGGTGGTGTTCGCGACCGGGATCACCGGCTTCCTGTTCGACCAGTTCATGCAGCCGGAGGCCGAGAGGCTGAACACGCCGAACGTGCTGTCCGCGGTGAAGATCCCGGGCCTGGGCGACATTCCGTTCATCGGGCCGATCCTGTTCAACCAGACGATCCTGGTGTACCTGACCTACCTGGCCGTCGCGGTCGTCACCTTCGTGCTGTTCCAGACCCGCTGGGGCCTGCGGGTCCGCGCGGTCGGCGAGCACCCGAAGGCGGCCGACACGGTCGGCATCAAGGTCAAGCGGGTCCGGTACTCCGCGGTGCTCTGGGCCGGCGTACTGGCCGGGCTCGGCGGTGCGTTCTTCACCGTCGGGTACGCCGGTTCGTTCGCCAAGGAGATGACCGCGGGCAACGGGTTCATCGCGCTGGCCGCGCTGATCATGGGCCGCTGGCACCCGATCGGGGCGATGGTCGCCGCGCTGTTCTTCGGCTTCGCGACCCAGTTGCAGTCGCAGTTGCAGATCATCCAGACGCCGATCCCGGGCGAGCTGCTGCTGATGGCGCCGTACCTGGCCACCATCATCGCGGTCGCCGGCCTCGTCGGCCGGGTCCGAGCACCGAAGGCCGATGGTGAGCCCTACGTCACCGAATGA
- a CDS encoding BMP family ABC transporter substrate-binding protein gives MKKYLRGTAIVGVLTLAVAACGSKPTEEDAGGSANKDFKACMVSDSGGFDDKSFNQTSYKGLQEAVKDKGLTEVKAESKSDNDYPTNMTAMINAKCNIIVSVGFKLEDATDKAAQANPTVKFAIVDSAPPKPIENVKPLAFNTAQSSFQAGYLAAAMSKSGKVGTFGGLKIPTVTIFMDGFAEGVRYFNEKKGKNVQVLGWDDAKQAGLFTGDFEDKAKGQNNAQNLITQGADVIFPVAGPSGLGGLQAAKASNGKVNAIWVDTDGCVSAAEYCSVLLSSVQKGMDVAVKDAIVSVVDNKFDNTQFIGTLENGGTSLAPFHEFDSKIPADVKSELDQIKADIISGKITVQSKVQPKAA, from the coding sequence GTGAAGAAGTATCTGCGGGGAACGGCGATCGTGGGCGTACTGACGCTCGCCGTCGCCGCGTGTGGCAGCAAGCCGACCGAGGAGGACGCAGGCGGCAGCGCCAACAAGGACTTCAAGGCCTGCATGGTCTCCGACTCGGGGGGCTTCGACGACAAGTCGTTCAACCAGACCTCGTACAAGGGTCTGCAGGAGGCGGTGAAGGACAAGGGCCTGACCGAGGTCAAGGCCGAGTCCAAGTCGGACAACGACTACCCGACGAACATGACCGCGATGATCAATGCCAAGTGCAACATCATCGTCTCGGTCGGCTTCAAGCTCGAGGACGCCACCGACAAGGCGGCCCAGGCCAACCCGACGGTGAAGTTCGCGATCGTCGACTCGGCGCCGCCGAAGCCGATCGAGAACGTGAAGCCGCTGGCCTTCAACACCGCGCAGTCCAGCTTCCAGGCCGGTTACCTGGCCGCCGCGATGAGCAAGTCCGGCAAGGTCGGCACGTTCGGCGGTCTGAAGATCCCGACCGTGACCATCTTCATGGACGGCTTCGCCGAGGGCGTGCGCTACTTCAACGAGAAGAAGGGCAAGAACGTCCAGGTCCTGGGCTGGGACGACGCCAAGCAGGCCGGACTGTTCACCGGTGACTTCGAGGACAAGGCCAAGGGCCAGAACAACGCGCAGAACCTGATCACCCAGGGCGCCGACGTCATCTTCCCGGTGGCCGGCCCGTCGGGTCTCGGCGGTCTGCAGGCGGCCAAGGCCAGCAACGGCAAGGTGAACGCCATCTGGGTCGACACCGACGGTTGTGTGAGCGCGGCGGAGTACTGCTCGGTGCTGCTCAGCAGCGTGCAGAAGGGCATGGACGTCGCCGTGAAGGACGCGATCGTCTCCGTCGTCGACAACAAGTTCGACAACACCCAGTTCATCGGCACGCTGGAGAACGGCGGTACGTCGCTCGCGCCGTTCCACGAGTTCGACAGCAAGATCCCGGCCGACGTGAAGTCCGAGCTGGACCAGATCAAGGCCGACATCATCAGCGGCAAGATCACGGTGCAGTCGAAGGTTCAGCCGAAGGCCGCCTGA